In Indicator indicator isolate 239-I01 chromosome 28, UM_Iind_1.1, whole genome shotgun sequence, one DNA window encodes the following:
- the RGS3 gene encoding regulator of G-protein signaling 3 isoform X4 translates to MLLGVQRPHNGSLQRRHTMKEAKDMKNRLGIFRRRNESPGANPSSKLDKVLKALKPTPEEALKWGDSLEKLLLHKYGLAAFRAFLRTEFSEENLEFWLACEEFKKIKSQSKMVSKAKKIFSEYIAIQSCKEVNLDSYTREHTKENLQSITRSCFDLAQKRIYGLMEKDSYPRFLRSDLYLDIINQKKASSPL, encoded by the exons ATGCTGCTAGGCGTGCAGAGACCACACAACGGCAGCCTGCAGCGCCGGCACACCATGAAGGA AGCCAAGGACATGAAGAACCGGCTGGGGATTTTCCGGCGGCGAAACGAATCGCCGGGGGCCAACCCCTCGAGCAAACTTGACAAAGTGCTGAAAGCGCTCAA GCCCACTCCTGAGGAAGCTCTCAAGTGGGGGGACtccctggagaagctgctgctgcacaaat ATGGCCTGGCTGCCTTCAGGGCCTTCCTGCGCACCGAGTTCAGTGAGGAGAACCTGGAGTTCTGGCTGGCCTGTGAGGAGTTCAAGAAGATCAAATCCCAGTCCAAGATGGTCTCCAAAGCCAAGAAAATCTTCTCCGAGTACATCGCCATCCAGTCCTGCAAGGAG GTCAACCTGGACTCCTACACACGGGAGCACACCAAGGAGAACCTGCAGAGCATCACCCGCAGCTGCTTCGACCTGGCGCAGAAGAGGATTTATGGCCTAATGGAGAAGGACTCCTACCCCCGCTTCTTGCGCTCTGACTTGTACTTGGACATAATTAACCAGAAGAAAGCCAGCTCCCCGCTGTAG